The sequence below is a genomic window from bacterium.
AGCGCGCAATTCCGCATATTTAGGAGCTGGTGTCTATCTTTCTGTGTCTCGAGGGAGCATAGAGAACTGCCTCGTGGCCGACAATGTTGGCACGCAGGATGCGAATGGCCAGAGCTGGGGCGGTGGGATGTATCTAAGCGACTCATCAACGTCGATCAACAGCTGCACCATCTCAGGCAATTCTGCCTACGCGGGCGCCGGCATTCGCTGCAAAGGCACGCCATCCTGCGAGATAATAGAATGCACTATCGCTGACAACATCGCGTCGCCCGACCCTGATGGTGACAGTTGGGGCGCTGGCATTAATTGCTATGAGTCGTCACCCGAGATAAGGGGCTGCACGGTGTCGGGCAACTCAGCCTCACACGGTGCAGGAATCCGCTGCTCTTCGGGATCATCACCTGAAATCGTCAATTGTAGAATCGTGAACAACGAGGCCGTATTCGCCGCGGATGACAAGAGCTGGGGCGGAGGCATCGGATCGGGTGGATCGGCACCATTTATCGATAATTGCACAATTCTGCGGAATTCCGCGTGGGCTGGCGCCGGCATCTCGTCCGATGAGGATCTCTCGACGAGCATTCGCAATTGCACAATCTCCAATAACATCGCGGCGCCAAATTCGGGCGGTAACAGCTACGGCGGTGGCATCTGGTGCTACGACAGTTCCCCGGTCATCGCCAACTGCCTCATTCACGATAACTACGCTGTCCGGGGTGGCGGCGTTCGGGCATGTAACTCTCTATCCAACCTCACGAATTGCACAATTAGTGCGAACCTTGCCGATGGGGGCGGAGCGCTCTACTGCACTGACAGTTCTTCACTAACCATAACTGACTCCGTTGTTTGGGATAACGGCGACGAATTCTGGGTTGAGGCATTGTCATCGGTGAACCTAACGTACTCCTGTATCCAGGGCGGTTACACTGGCGTTGGCAACATCTCGGAGGCCCCGCTGTTCGTGAGCGGGCCGCTGGGCGACTACTACCTGTCGTGCGAGGCGGCGGGGCAGGGCGCCAACAGCCCGTGCATGGACGCGGGCAGCGACACGGCGGAGGCGCTGGGATTAGATGAGCTCACGACGAGGACGGATTGCGGGCCGGACGCCGGCGTCGCCGATATGGGCTATCATTATCCGCTGACTTCTGGTGAGGCCCCCGTGATTGAGTGCTCGCTGAATGCCGCTGAATTCTGGCCCGGCGACCAATTGGTTGCAATGTATGACATTGACAATCCTGGGCCCGACATAACGGTGGATGTCTATTTTGCTTTCGTCTTCCCCGACGGAGCCATTTTGTGTATCTCTCCGGATAGGATTGCGTTCGGGATATTCCCTTACATGATGGGCCTGTTTCTGGAGCAAGGCTACTCAATGGAGCCGGAGACCTTGGTTGACATAGCGGTGCCGGGCGGGCTTCCGGGTGGAGGCTATCTGTTTGCGGCGGCGCTGTCGAGCCCCGAACGGTTTGAGGTGATCGGCGACCTCTCGCTTTTCGCCTTCTCAATGAGATAAGGCCGCCTGAGGTTACCTACAGGCTGATGGGTAAGCTCAACAGGTTAGCAGCAGCCTACAAGCGGCATGTGCCAACGTGTTTCCTGGCCGCGCATTTCAATCTGCGTAATCTGTGTAATCTGCGGATAGACCTCTCCCACATATCAGCTAAGGCCGCTAATTGACTCCTTGACGGTCGAGGACTTTCCTGAACGTTTTGAGGATGATCTTGATGTCCAGCGACAGACAGTGATTGCGGAGATAATACATGTCGTATCTCAGCTTATCGTTAATCGAAAGATCGTCTCGGCCGCTGATCTGAGCAAGGCCAGTAATGCCGGGCTGCGCGTCGAGCACTCGGCGCTGCCATTTCTCGTATCGGGCGACAATTGACGGGACCTCTGGCCTGGGCCCGACCAGGCTCATCTCCCCCTTCAGAACGTTTATCAGTTGAGGCAGCTCGTCGATGCTCGAGAACCGCAGGAACTTCCCCACTTGCGTTATTCGGGGATCGTTCTCCTGCGTCAGCACGGGCCCAATGCTATCGGCATTTTCGACCATCGTTCGGAACTTGATTATCTTGAACAGTTTGCCTCCCCTAAGGACCCGCTGCTGGGTGTAGAACACCGGCCCCTTGGAGCTGAGCTTTATCGCCAGGGCAGCAAGGAGGAAGATGGGCGACAGCACGATCAGCGCGATAATTGAGACGACAACGTCGAATATGCGCTTTACGATCTTCTGCTCTCTCCTGATTCGGCTCTCAAAAAAACTCATCAGTAGCAGGTTAGCCGTGTCGTCCATGGGCGCTGTCTGAGTTATTATCTCAAAAAAACTCGGGACGATGCTGTATTCGGTGGAGGTCTCGTTGCAGATAAGTATGAAGTCCGAGATGGTTGACCTGTGCGCAGAGGGCATCGCTATCACGACACGGTCCGCCCTGTGTTTCCTGATCATCTCCTTCATTTGCTCGCGGGTCCCGAGCACCTCAAATCCAGACACAAC
It includes:
- a CDS encoding right-handed parallel beta-helix repeat-containing protein encodes the protein MSKLRMMLLVGIAALLFCGMASAGEFYVDAEAGSDSNSGTSADSAWLTISHALSSVLSSQGDPATVHIAAGTYSASTNGETFPLEMRSYVSLVGASAETTILDAEGAAYHVILATFVRDVSIECTTIKGGNATGVYENGSGGGVFCTSVLNITMRSCTVTENAAVIGAGIVLGQCSGLVTDCDFVSNTAQGIPESDGIGLAGGVLCTLSEVRFENCSVRENQALAGTGAYADAMAAGVCLMDISQRSRSERSSFLSADGATATLVGCSVLDNICVGEHSLGGGIACIAESIVFAPAIVDCTISGNTAWSGGGICCAGQSSPTILDCTISRNVCPLGTDGSSYGGGIECDDSSPTIVGCQIMHNSANYGGGIECYDLAAPTIEDCIIEDNTAPPDMDGDSRGGGVWGYRALPTIVSCSVARNSAYLGAGVYLSVSRGSIENCLVADNVGTQDANGQSWGGGMYLSDSSTSINSCTISGNSAYAGAGIRCKGTPSCEIIECTIADNIASPDPDGDSWGAGINCYESSPEIRGCTVSGNSASHGAGIRCSSGSSPEIVNCRIVNNEAVFAADDKSWGGGIGSGGSAPFIDNCTILRNSAWAGAGISSDEDLSTSIRNCTISNNIAAPNSGGNSYGGGIWCYDSSPVIANCLIHDNYAVRGGGVRACNSLSNLTNCTISANLADGGGALYCTDSSSLTITDSVVWDNGDEFWVEALSSVNLTYSCIQGGYTGVGNISEAPLFVSGPLGDYYLSCEAAGQGANSPCMDAGSDTAEALGLDELTTRTDCGPDAGVADMGYHYPLTSGEAPVIECSLNAAEFWPGDQLVAMYDIDNPGPDITVDVYFAFVFPDGAILCISPDRIAFGIFPYMMGLFLEQGYSMEPETLVDIAVPGGLPGGGYLFAAALSSPERFEVIGDLSLFAFSMR
- a CDS encoding sugar transferase — encoded protein: MKLLNKANWWQVLSADALLIVLAYLMSFVFNFGAGAGIRGAFGHFAVALVGIGLFLLCYYYFGLYYVDTFRDKIRLLFSSGKACIAGTLLLIAYVFAFHRYPFPKSVMLSIFLANWALIFIWRSYIDARLLLKSAREARRVLIVGAGNAGARIATQMRDLVDKKDEIVGFIDDDPAKTGSVVSGFEVLGTREQMKEMIRKHRADRVVIAMPSAHRSTISDFILICNETSTEYSIVPSFFEIITQTAPMDDTANLLLMSFFESRIRREQKIVKRIFDVVVSIIALIVLSPIFLLAALAIKLSSKGPVFYTQQRVLRGGKLFKIIKFRTMVENADSIGPVLTQENDPRITQVGKFLRFSSIDELPQLINVLKGEMSLVGPRPEVPSIVARYEKWQRRVLDAQPGITGLAQISGRDDLSINDKLRYDMYYLRNHCLSLDIKIILKTFRKVLDRQGVN